One genomic region from Blattabacterium cuenoti encodes:
- the ruvA gene encoding Holliday junction branch migration protein RuvA, translating to MITHLRGKLIEKNQSYLIIDCHGVGYHIHISSYTYSSLLEEEGKDICIHTYLFIKENQHVLYGFSDKIEREIFSYLISVNGIGPSSAIMLLSSLTPYEIKESISKEDIKVFNKVKGIGTKTAQRIIIELKDKFTKEIFYKKEKNVKFLENTTPYLIKREALSALSRLGFSPQESKKVLDEILNEHPEFSVENLIKESLKKL from the coding sequence ATAGAAAAAAATCAATCTTATTTAATAATAGATTGTCATGGAGTAGGATATCATATTCATATCTCATCATATACCTATTCTTCTTTGTTAGAAGAAGAAGGAAAAGATATATGTATACATACTTATCTTTTTATCAAAGAGAATCAACATGTTTTGTATGGTTTTTCTGACAAAATAGAAAGAGAAATATTTTCTTATTTGATATCCGTGAATGGAATAGGGCCAAGTTCTGCTATCATGTTACTATCTTCTCTTACTCCATATGAAATCAAAGAATCTATATCTAAAGAAGATATAAAAGTATTTAACAAAGTAAAAGGAATTGGGACAAAAACAGCTCAAAGAATTATTATTGAACTAAAAGATAAATTTACTAAAGAAATTTTTTATAAAAAAGAAAAAAACGTAAAATTTTTGGAAAATACTACACCTTATTTAATCAAAAGAGAAGCTTTAAGCGCTTTGAGCAGACTTGGATTTTCTCCTCAAGAATCTAAAAAGGTTTTGGATGAGATTTTGAATGAACATCCAGAATTTTCTGTAGAAAATCTCATTAAAGAATCTTTGAAAAAATTGTAA
- a CDS encoding inorganic phosphate transporter produces the protein MKFFYSSIIVVLFLLSIFDLIVGLINDAVNFLNSAIGSKVASRKTIMIFASLGILLGAFLSSGMMEVARKGVFDPSYFYFSDIIFIFLAVMISDIILLDVFNTLGLPTSTTVSMVFCLLGGAFSIAMIKMSSPLNNEPFHHLTLYIKAEKTLTISIGIFLSIIISFTSGAFIHYFIRSLFSFEYESKLKYAGVIWTAISLSSMTYFLIVRGLHSTLQGFMNDNLTGFSLFIQHFIKWIHHNFFVFLLILFSTWIIVAKIFVSLGYNILKFVVLYGTFSLAMAFAGNDLVNFIGIPIAGIQSYNIWKEAGSPPAEKFNMKSLSGNVQVPSLVLIFAGMIMILTLWFSKKTKNITSTEINLSRQNEGPEKFLSNSFSRGIVRFFLCFVNYFFEFFPKRLLVKIEKNFKQKKTQKEESVAFDLVRASANLTISSILISIATVQKLPLSTTFVTFMVSMGTSLSDRAWDRESAVYRVSGVLKVIRGWFLTGLIAFTMAGVTAAFLYFFKAWALCSLIFLIVFVFYKSYKKYHKKIKEEKPLFDTIVNLTLETTLNKTFDILKPILEYIEEIYKNSIEGITQENLKTLQSSRNSFLKVKENFTSIQNSLIQVILKTKNSEPIAGILYLHIYNKTKEIIESSDIITNHTLFHVINSHKPLKYQQKKNLLKLENLMIEHFNIIKKITIDRNCKQIQFPCPIQNQILKKIEEQMNQQVMGIIYKKYGTKNTFLMLDLLLQSKKITENIKDIILLYHNILSHISSKQDASFLAF, from the coding sequence ATGAAATTTTTTTATTCATCAATTATAGTGGTTCTTTTTTTATTATCCATATTTGATTTGATTGTTGGTTTAATTAATGATGCCGTTAATTTTCTCAATTCCGCTATTGGATCTAAAGTAGCTTCTCGTAAAACTATCATGATTTTTGCTAGCTTAGGTATTTTATTAGGAGCTTTTTTATCTAGCGGAATGATGGAAGTAGCAAGAAAAGGAGTTTTTGATCCTTCCTATTTTTATTTTTCAGATATTATTTTTATTTTCTTAGCGGTTATGATATCCGACATTATTTTATTGGATGTTTTTAACACTTTAGGATTACCCACTTCCACTACAGTATCTATGGTTTTTTGTTTATTAGGTGGAGCTTTCAGTATAGCTATGATTAAAATGAGTTCTCCATTAAATAATGAGCCCTTTCATCATTTAACTCTATACATTAAAGCAGAAAAAACATTAACTATTAGTATAGGTATTTTTTTATCTATTATAATTTCTTTTACTTCTGGAGCTTTCATTCACTATTTTATTCGTTCTTTATTTAGTTTTGAATATGAAAGTAAATTAAAATATGCAGGAGTGATATGGACTGCTATTTCATTGAGCAGTATGACTTATTTTCTTATTGTCAGAGGATTGCATAGTACATTACAAGGGTTTATGAATGATAATTTAACAGGATTTTCCTTATTCATTCAACATTTTATAAAATGGATTCACCATAATTTTTTTGTTTTTTTGCTCATATTATTTTCAACATGGATAATAGTCGCAAAAATATTTGTTTCTTTAGGATACAACATATTAAAATTTGTCGTATTATATGGGACTTTTTCTTTGGCTATGGCTTTTGCAGGAAATGATTTAGTCAACTTTATCGGAATCCCTATAGCTGGAATACAGTCTTATAATATATGGAAAGAAGCGGGAAGTCCTCCTGCTGAAAAATTCAATATGAAAAGCTTATCTGGAAATGTACAGGTTCCATCTTTGGTTTTGATTTTTGCAGGAATGATTATGATATTGACTCTTTGGTTCTCTAAAAAAACAAAAAACATCACTAGCACAGAGATTAATTTAAGTAGACAAAATGAAGGCCCAGAGAAATTTTTATCCAATTCTTTTTCTAGAGGAATTGTTAGATTTTTTTTATGTTTCGTTAATTATTTTTTTGAATTCTTTCCGAAAAGACTTTTGGTTAAAATAGAAAAAAATTTTAAACAAAAAAAAACACAAAAAGAAGAAAGCGTCGCTTTTGACCTAGTTAGAGCTTCTGCTAATTTAACTATATCTAGCATATTGATATCTATAGCTACGGTTCAAAAATTACCACTATCTACTACTTTCGTTACTTTTATGGTATCTATGGGGACTTCTCTTTCAGATAGAGCTTGGGACCGAGAAAGTGCTGTTTATAGAGTTTCAGGAGTGTTAAAAGTTATAAGAGGATGGTTTTTAACAGGCTTAATAGCCTTCACAATGGCAGGAGTAACGGCTGCCTTTTTATATTTTTTTAAAGCATGGGCTTTATGCTCTCTTATTTTTTTAATTGTATTTGTTTTTTACAAAAGTTATAAAAAATATCATAAAAAAATAAAAGAAGAAAAACCGCTTTTTGATACTATAGTAAATCTTACTTTGGAAACCACCTTAAACAAAACCTTTGATATTCTTAAACCTATACTTGAATATATAGAGGAAATTTATAAAAATAGTATAGAAGGAATTACTCAAGAAAATTTAAAAACTCTTCAATCTAGTAGAAATTCTTTTTTAAAAGTAAAAGAAAATTTTACAAGTATACAAAATTCTTTAATTCAAGTGATTCTAAAAACGAAAAACAGTGAACCTATTGCTGGAATTCTTTATCTACATATATACAACAAAACTAAAGAGATTATTGAATCCTCAGATATTATTACTAATCATACATTATTTCATGTTATAAATAGCCATAAACCTTTAAAATATCAACAAAAGAAAAATTTGTTAAAACTTGAAAATCTTATGATTGAACATTTTAACATCATAAAAAAAATAACAATAGATAGAAATTGTAAACAAATCCAATTTCCTTGTCCAATCCAAAATCAAATTCTAAAAAAAATAGAGGAACAAATGAATCAACAGGTCATGGGAATTATTTATAAAAAATATGGAACAAAAAACACTTTCTTAATGTTGGATCTTCTTTTGCAATCAAAAAAAATAACAGAAAATATAAAAGATATCATTCTATTGTATCACAATATTTTATCCCACATCTCCTCAAAACAAGACGCATCTTTTCTAGCTTTCTAA